A stretch of Candidatus Hydrogenedentota bacterium DNA encodes these proteins:
- a CDS encoding permease produces MNYIVDIFVGSWRVAAEMAPYLLFGFLVAGVLSVLVSPAWVERHLGGRGLLPVVKSVLLGVPLPLCSCGVIAVSASIRKHGASRGATAGFLLATPQTGVDSILATWGMLGPVFGVFRPLVAMITGVIGGVLVDVLDRDAAPKRHDTKLAGAGAACPAEPKQGALRRILAYGLVTLPRDIARPLLIGILIAALIGVLLPPGFLNRYVGGGILAMLVMVAVGIPLYVCSTASIPLALGFMHLGASPGAALAFLIAGPATNAATIAIVWKVLGRRTGLIYLGTVAFGALFAGLALDFLYQHFEMPVRHMGLHEHEMTLGWVSHGSAVFLMLVLVWSLAPWRRWVHGAAPVPTSGEGAAMDTVTLIISGMTCSHCTSAVLRGLSAAAGVSGVQVDLGRGRAVVTGDQVDGEALCRIVRDLGYHAELAD; encoded by the coding sequence GTGAACTATATTGTGGACATATTCGTGGGAAGCTGGCGGGTCGCGGCTGAAATGGCCCCGTATCTGCTCTTCGGCTTTCTAGTCGCTGGGGTTTTGTCCGTGCTCGTGTCACCGGCCTGGGTCGAACGCCACCTGGGTGGACGCGGTCTGTTGCCCGTCGTGAAGAGCGTGCTCTTGGGCGTGCCGCTGCCACTGTGCTCATGTGGCGTCATCGCGGTGAGCGCGTCCATTCGGAAGCACGGCGCGAGCCGCGGCGCAACAGCCGGGTTCCTGCTGGCGACGCCGCAAACGGGCGTTGATTCGATCCTGGCCACGTGGGGCATGCTCGGGCCGGTTTTCGGTGTCTTTCGTCCGCTGGTCGCCATGATAACGGGCGTCATAGGCGGCGTTCTCGTGGATGTCTTGGACCGCGACGCCGCACCAAAGCGTCATGACACGAAATTGGCGGGCGCAGGCGCGGCCTGCCCCGCGGAACCGAAGCAGGGCGCGCTCCGCCGCATACTCGCCTACGGGCTGGTCACGTTGCCCCGCGACATCGCGCGCCCGCTGCTCATCGGCATTCTGATTGCCGCGTTGATAGGCGTGTTGCTGCCGCCGGGATTCCTGAACCGTTACGTCGGCGGCGGCATCCTGGCCATGCTCGTCATGGTCGCCGTCGGCATCCCGCTCTACGTATGTTCCACCGCGTCGATCCCGCTTGCGCTCGGCTTCATGCACCTTGGTGCGTCGCCTGGCGCGGCGCTGGCGTTCCTCATCGCCGGGCCCGCGACGAACGCCGCAACCATCGCCATCGTCTGGAAGGTCCTGGGTCGGCGCACGGGCCTCATCTATCTCGGCACGGTCGCGTTCGGCGCATTGTTCGCGGGGCTCGCGCTCGATTTCCTTTACCAGCATTTCGAAATGCCTGTGCGGCACATGGGCCTGCACGAGCATGAGATGACCCTCGGCTGGGTCAGCCATGGCAGCGCCGTGTTCCTGATGCTCGTGCTCGTCTGGAGCCTCGCGCCGTGGCGGCGCTGGGTCCATGGCGCCGCGCCTGTTCCCACTTCCGGAGAGGGAGCCGCCATGGATACCGTAACGCTCATTATTTCCGGCATGACATGCAGCCACTGCACAAGCGCCGTGCTGCGCGGCCTCAGCGCCGCCGCGGGCGTGTCAGGCGTACAAGTCGACCTCGGCCGCGGCCGCGCCGTCGTCACGGGCGATCAGGTTGACGGCGAAGCGCTGTGCCGCATCGTGCGCGACCTCGGCTATCACGCGGAACTGGCCGACTGA